A single genomic interval of Leptospira semungkisensis harbors:
- a CDS encoding pectin acetylesterase-family hydrolase encodes MRIFAKSPFLIFALTCALGILHCKTESQDNTSQTVGLGLAVALQNPYQRINANPDTIIIPNSNATYQSPGRSYTPSCFGNAGNTSFHFYRKTVASNNKKLLINFMGGGACWNNDNCFGNNTTTFFNFLDTVPDLFVKVAFQGILDADVSTNPLKNYDVLFIPYCTGDLHFGSKDVSGFYNDPNVADASEPSFYSHRGHDNTLAVLKYIQTNYTQVTDIVVAGQSAGGYGAILNYPHIRQMFKDTATFPSVATVSLLADASNGAVVDNFYPDIVKTIWGGDANLPTWTGTISSTYLDSGGPASIQNFLSQVTSKYSTDKVGQYAAQFDSTQRWFFHVMGVIKSGAAYSDSSNFFGPGDSSEVSDSPNDSTNTPSNCNWAVNSKNAMQNTTGANYYYYIAPGDVHTITTSNDMFTLTSQGKSFNTWLANVVTNTGTAPEKVDCSLGSGSHPCTDTNYISNQYNNSLKRATSHQSFDLGQDLAQTCFP; translated from the coding sequence ATGCGAATATTCGCCAAAAGTCCGTTTCTTATTTTTGCTCTTACGTGTGCGTTAGGCATTCTTCATTGCAAGACAGAATCGCAAGATAATACCAGCCAAACCGTAGGATTGGGATTGGCGGTCGCCTTGCAAAATCCGTATCAAAGGATTAATGCAAATCCCGATACGATCATCATCCCAAATTCAAACGCGACGTATCAATCTCCCGGAAGATCCTACACTCCTTCTTGTTTCGGGAATGCTGGCAATACTAGTTTTCATTTTTATCGCAAGACTGTAGCTTCCAACAATAAGAAATTGCTCATCAATTTCATGGGAGGAGGAGCTTGCTGGAACAATGACAACTGTTTCGGAAATAATACGACTACCTTCTTCAATTTCTTGGACACTGTTCCGGATCTTTTCGTTAAGGTAGCTTTCCAAGGGATCTTGGATGCCGATGTTTCCACGAATCCATTAAAAAATTATGATGTTCTTTTTATTCCGTATTGCACTGGAGATCTTCACTTCGGCTCGAAGGATGTAAGCGGTTTCTATAATGATCCGAACGTGGCAGATGCCTCCGAACCTTCTTTCTATAGTCACCGAGGTCACGACAATACATTAGCAGTATTAAAATATATCCAGACCAATTACACTCAGGTAACCGATATTGTAGTCGCTGGCCAGAGTGCTGGGGGTTACGGAGCAATATTAAATTATCCTCATATACGCCAAATGTTTAAGGATACCGCAACTTTCCCTTCCGTAGCCACTGTGAGCTTGTTAGCGGATGCATCCAATGGAGCAGTTGTAGACAATTTCTATCCAGATATAGTGAAGACCATTTGGGGAGGAGATGCGAATCTACCGACTTGGACTGGAACAATTTCTTCTACTTATCTGGACTCGGGAGGGCCCGCTTCTATCCAGAATTTCCTAAGCCAGGTCACTTCAAAGTATTCAACTGATAAAGTAGGCCAGTATGCGGCTCAGTTTGACAGCACCCAAAGATGGTTCTTTCATGTAATGGGGGTAATCAAGTCAGGTGCAGCCTACTCAGATAGTTCGAATTTCTTCGGCCCAGGAGATTCTAGCGAGGTGAGCGATAGCCCTAACGATTCGACAAATACCCCTTCGAATTGCAATTGGGCAGTCAATTCTAAGAATGCCATGCAAAATACTACAGGCGCCAATTACTACTATTACATCGCTCCGGGAGACGTTCATACCATTACCACGAGCAATGATATGTTCACTCTGACAAGCCAGGGCAAAAGTTTCAATACTTGGCTCGCTAATGTAGTGACAAATACGGGCACAGCTCCCGAAAAAGTGGACTGTTCTTTAGGTTCGGGGTCTCATCCTTGCACGGATACGAATTATATCTCGAATCAATACAATAACAGCTTAAAGCGGGCAACTTCTCACCAATCATTCGATCTCGGACAGGACCTGGCTCAAACCTGCTTCCCTTGA
- a CDS encoding helix-turn-helix domain-containing protein — translation MLNPEVVTPILYFGSGLSFLLVLQRLVPHKKRREDKISALLFLSLGIILFTVANVILEIDRKYPHAIFLLLTSFSTIGPLSLLYTHALIYPNQTLYKDIRLHFLIPGIFFLGEVFFFGRPWDSIIADLGEFRDIRYKHYLSIGFFLTTALTATYFGFRYRMLLTVISIPELRSQIRFIFILATVTVFAMSGLVFGFMFASDILFRIGGLLVAVIVTMLFLAPSRYPDFFAPLTREVRKKKYEKSLLIGLDLNLLELRIEELMNEDRLYRDPELTLHSLSDDLGIKPYQLTEFLNEHLQTGFHNYINRFRIEEAVKLLEEKPDQDILSICYFVGFNSKSSFNDAFRKVTGKTPSQLRQTKSRIEQIS, via the coding sequence ATGTTAAATCCCGAAGTGGTGACTCCTATACTCTACTTCGGAAGCGGCCTTTCTTTCTTATTGGTGCTGCAAAGGTTGGTTCCGCACAAAAAACGAAGAGAAGACAAGATTAGTGCGCTTTTATTCCTTTCGTTGGGGATCATACTATTTACAGTTGCGAACGTTATTCTGGAAATAGATCGAAAGTATCCGCACGCGATCTTTCTTCTGCTTACTTCTTTTTCTACAATAGGTCCTCTTTCCTTATTGTACACTCACGCGTTGATCTATCCCAACCAAACATTGTACAAGGACATACGTTTGCATTTTCTGATACCTGGGATCTTTTTCTTAGGCGAAGTTTTTTTCTTCGGAAGGCCTTGGGATTCCATCATTGCTGACTTGGGAGAATTCAGGGATATTCGATATAAACATTATTTATCTATCGGATTTTTTCTCACGACCGCTCTGACAGCCACGTATTTTGGATTTAGATATAGGATGCTTTTGACTGTGATCTCTATACCGGAGCTTAGGTCTCAGATCCGATTCATTTTCATTCTTGCGACGGTTACTGTATTTGCAATGTCCGGGCTGGTATTCGGATTCATGTTTGCCTCGGATATCTTATTTAGGATCGGCGGGTTGCTAGTTGCAGTGATCGTTACTATGTTGTTTCTGGCTCCTTCTCGCTATCCGGACTTTTTCGCACCTTTGACTAGAGAGGTTCGCAAGAAGAAGTATGAAAAATCACTGCTAATAGGTTTGGATCTGAATCTATTGGAACTTAGGATAGAAGAATTGATGAATGAGGATCGGCTTTATAGGGATCCGGAGTTAACCTTGCATTCCTTATCCGATGATCTTGGGATCAAGCCATACCAACTCACCGAATTTTTGAATGAACATCTGCAGACAGGATTCCATAATTATATCAATCGCTTTCGGATAGAAGAGGCGGTTAAGCTATTGGAGGAGAAGCCTGATCAGGACATTCTCTCCATCTGCTATTTTGTAGGATTCAATTCCAAGTCTTCGTTTAACGATGCATTCAGAAAAGTAACCGGAAAGACCCCAAGTCAGTTGAGACAAACCAAGTCTCGTATAGAACAAATCTCTTAA
- a CDS encoding pectin acetylesterase-family hydrolase gives MFRLMLVFVFFSSILCTKSSNSNSETVMNAAILGLAVSPYHRITPKPDTFTTQVDHGSGTPYTYTASFTPECSGTEGNTNFYFFRKTVRNSNTKLLINFMGGGACWDDANCFGDNTTTYFNQLNTIPDFAINLIFKGIMDQTVGTNPFRNYDIIFIPYCTGDLHIGSKVTTYARGTIQHHGYDNVLSVLKFIQGAYPKLDAVFVIGQSAGGYGTILNFPIIRETVTSISSGAQVRMLSDASNAVVPTSSYTPGPAFFPVLESSWGVENGIGNGSGHFTNSNLPQWVSGITSTYTTSVGASLNDYFKKVADEYPNDRLAQYAAVFDGNQRYFYNVMGQIDKINASQLTYTTATVADPLQSGKSYSAIFGDSDGSSMADGNGSSSDDFTTCDWSKQAISKMKDAASKSNYRYYLGPGDVHTISTSNDMYSLVSGTVNFADWLGDFATGSGAIPASVQCNDSAGSCVNTNLITSTINTTLGEATSDASYLTTPKRNLFSACGGAAGLGL, from the coding sequence ATGTTTCGACTCATGCTCGTTTTCGTCTTCTTTTCCTCTATTCTTTGTACTAAGTCTTCCAATTCTAATAGCGAAACGGTAATGAATGCCGCGATCCTGGGACTCGCGGTTTCTCCCTACCACAGGATCACTCCTAAACCTGATACGTTTACGACTCAGGTGGATCACGGCTCAGGAACTCCTTATACATATACTGCGAGTTTCACTCCTGAATGTTCCGGTACGGAAGGAAATACGAACTTCTACTTCTTCCGCAAGACTGTAAGGAACTCGAATACGAAACTTCTGATCAACTTTATGGGAGGAGGAGCCTGCTGGGATGATGCGAATTGTTTCGGAGATAATACCACCACCTACTTCAATCAGTTGAATACGATCCCGGATTTTGCGATCAATCTTATATTCAAAGGGATCATGGACCAGACAGTGGGAACAAATCCGTTTAGGAATTACGATATCATATTCATCCCGTATTGCACTGGGGATTTGCATATAGGAAGTAAGGTAACTACATACGCGAGAGGAACTATCCAACACCACGGCTACGACAATGTTTTGTCCGTTCTAAAATTCATCCAAGGAGCCTATCCTAAGTTGGACGCTGTCTTTGTGATCGGACAAAGCGCCGGAGGTTACGGAACTATTTTGAATTTTCCGATCATCCGAGAAACTGTGACCTCCATTAGTTCAGGTGCGCAGGTGAGAATGCTTTCAGATGCGTCTAACGCAGTTGTTCCCACTTCTTCTTATACACCTGGTCCGGCTTTCTTTCCAGTCCTAGAGAGTTCTTGGGGAGTGGAAAACGGGATCGGAAATGGAAGTGGGCATTTCACGAATTCCAATCTTCCTCAATGGGTGTCGGGAATCACAAGCACTTACACTACTTCTGTCGGCGCCTCTTTAAACGATTATTTTAAGAAGGTAGCGGATGAATATCCGAACGATAGACTCGCGCAATATGCGGCAGTATTCGATGGGAACCAAAGATATTTCTATAATGTGATGGGTCAGATCGATAAGATCAACGCATCCCAGTTAACTTATACAACGGCTACTGTTGCCGATCCGCTCCAATCAGGAAAATCCTATTCTGCAATCTTCGGAGATAGCGACGGAAGCTCCATGGCGGATGGGAATGGTTCTTCTTCCGATGATTTTACTACTTGCGATTGGTCCAAACAAGCCATCTCTAAAATGAAGGATGCTGCCTCTAAATCGAATTACAGATACTATCTTGGACCTGGGGATGTTCATACGATTAGTACGAGTAACGATATGTATTCCTTAGTCAGCGGAACGGTAAACTTCGCAGACTGGTTAGGTGATTTTGCAACCGGCTCCGGCGCCATTCCGGCAAGCGTTCAATGCAACGATTCCGCCGGATCTTGTGTGAATACGAATTTAATAACGAGCACGATCAACACCACTTTGGGGGAAGCCACCTCAGACGCTTCGTATCTGACTACTCCTAAACGAAATTTATTCAGCGCCTGCGGAGGAGCTGCCGGGCTTGGTCTATAA
- a CDS encoding O-acetyl-ADP-ribose deacetylase, with amino-acid sequence MEIYVWKGDITSIQADAVVNAANSSLMGGGGVDGAIHRVGGPKIAEECRILKLKKYPNGLPTGQCTLTSGGQLPAKYVIHAVGPVWKGGEFWEASLLESCYKNILQLAHERGFESIAVPSISTGIFAYPKEQATPIAIKTVLDHKEHFPRKIVFVCFDKESKDLYEETLKNLGVSFKEGILSF; translated from the coding sequence ATGGAAATCTACGTGTGGAAAGGCGATATAACTTCTATCCAAGCGGATGCAGTGGTCAACGCCGCTAATTCTTCCCTGATGGGCGGAGGAGGTGTGGACGGAGCCATTCATAGGGTGGGGGGCCCAAAAATCGCCGAAGAATGCAGGATCCTGAAATTGAAAAAATACCCGAACGGGCTGCCGACTGGCCAATGTACTCTGACTTCTGGAGGGCAACTTCCTGCAAAGTATGTGATCCACGCTGTGGGTCCGGTATGGAAAGGAGGAGAATTCTGGGAGGCTTCTCTTTTAGAAAGTTGTTACAAGAATATTCTTCAATTAGCCCATGAGAGAGGCTTTGAATCCATAGCGGTTCCGAGTATTAGTACTGGGATCTTTGCGTATCCCAAAGAGCAGGCCACGCCGATCGCAATCAAGACTGTCTTGGATCATAAGGAACATTTTCCGAGAAAGATAGTCTTCGTATGCTTTGACAAGGAAAGCAAGGACCTATATGAGGAAACCTTAAAGAACCTTGGAGTGAGTTTTAAAGAAGGTATACTTTCTTTTTAA
- a CDS encoding DegT/DnrJ/EryC1/StrS family aminotransferase — protein sequence MGVPFIDIKRFEPGLLEAWEDKVKTLSKNASFIGGEEVSLLEKNLAETAGTKYSIACANGTDALQLALRALGVGKGDTVLVPDSTFWATFESVVNVGADPATVDTNPDDLQMDFEEFKKALEEVKPKAAIIVHLYGWGSSKLEEYRKLCKEKGVYLLEDGAQSFGVTYKGKPIYQDALITTTSFYPAKVLGGAGDGGAVFTNDEELANRVRMLGNHGRTSHYGYGDVGWNSRMDTLQAGFLNLNLPYLKARIESRRKSAEKYYQVLPGLGVNVIQPPKDFGENGYCNVTLFEPSERPKIQEVLKSKGIAFGVIYPGAMSDQPGAKPYIKGRFGKEHRTGRICDSVLNFPLFPYMTDAEFEEVFAAIKEYKK from the coding sequence ATGGGCGTACCTTTTATAGATATCAAACGATTCGAACCGGGATTACTCGAAGCTTGGGAGGACAAAGTCAAAACTCTCAGCAAGAATGCTTCCTTTATTGGGGGAGAAGAAGTAAGCCTCTTAGAAAAAAACCTGGCTGAGACTGCCGGGACCAAATATTCGATCGCTTGTGCCAATGGGACCGACGCATTACAACTCGCATTAAGAGCCTTAGGAGTGGGAAAAGGTGATACTGTTCTCGTTCCTGATTCCACATTCTGGGCAACCTTTGAATCCGTAGTCAATGTGGGAGCGGATCCTGCAACTGTAGATACGAATCCTGACGATCTGCAAATGGACTTCGAAGAGTTTAAAAAGGCTCTAGAAGAAGTGAAACCAAAGGCTGCGATCATCGTCCATCTCTACGGATGGGGGAGTTCTAAATTAGAGGAATATCGCAAACTTTGTAAAGAGAAAGGAGTGTATCTGTTAGAAGACGGAGCTCAATCCTTCGGAGTTACATACAAGGGCAAGCCGATCTACCAAGATGCACTCATCACTACTACTTCTTTCTATCCTGCAAAAGTATTGGGCGGCGCGGGAGACGGGGGAGCAGTCTTTACGAATGACGAGGAACTTGCAAATAGAGTGAGGATGCTCGGAAATCATGGACGCACATCTCATTACGGTTACGGAGATGTAGGCTGGAACTCCAGGATGGATACCTTACAAGCAGGATTCTTGAATTTAAATCTTCCTTACTTAAAAGCAAGGATTGAATCTCGCAGAAAATCGGCGGAGAAATACTACCAAGTACTTCCTGGCTTGGGAGTGAATGTAATTCAACCTCCTAAAGATTTCGGAGAAAACGGATATTGCAACGTTACTCTCTTTGAGCCTTCCGAAAGACCAAAGATACAAGAAGTATTGAAAAGCAAAGGGATCGCATTCGGAGTGATCTATCCAGGTGCGATGAGCGATCAACCCGGAGCAAAACCGTACATCAAAGGAAGATTCGGAAAAGAGCATAGAACTGGACGCATCTGTGATTCAGTTTTAAATTTCCCACTTTTCCCTTACATGACGGACGCTGAATTTGAAGAAGTGTTCGCTGCGATCAAAGAATACAAAAAGTAA
- the lon gene encoding endopeptidase La, with translation MELFDNLGEIESGIIPVDSILPPDLFLIPIKTRPVFPGIITPLIVPGGKFAKAVDEALKGNSFIGLVLLKDEENEKKTEENIYSFGVVAKILKKVNLPDGAVNILINTVRRFKVESFISVEPLLVAKVTYPEEEAGASKNTIKAMMRTLLIMTRELAQNNPLFTEEMKLTMLNVNEPGKMADFVCSILNIEKEDYQSVIESVNLKDRIEKVLLYLKKEIDLVSLQREIQENIQDKIDKQQRQFFLREQLKAIQSELGQKDGKYEKKYEKFLERLKSIPADPEVIEEVEREMDKFFYTDQNTADYNVIRNYMDILESLPWEAAPSREIDLDKARKTLDKDHYKLDDVKERILEFLAVKKLKPSEKGSILLLVGPPGVGKTSIAKSIAEAMGRKFFRFSVGGMRDEAEIKGHRRTYIGSMPGKIITALRITKEKDPVILLDEIDKLGIGMQGDPSAALLEVLDPEQNKSFRDHYLDLPFDLSSVFFIATANTLDSISRILLDRMEVITLSGYITDEKVQIFSKHLWKKVLEKNGIDSYGIQIDKKAVISLIDHYSRESGVRGLEKQSDKLARKLALNIVKGETYPKHIQAADVEKLLGVAKYTDDRMTKPTVPGTALGLAWTSVGGATLLIEAVFVKGKGGILLTGMIGKSMEESSSIALSYIKNFLGSEELFTEKTIHLHVPDGATPKDGPSAGITMATAILSLVLDKRIKLGFGMTGELTLTGEVLPIGGLREKIVAAKRVGVHKIIFPSDNQPQLDEIPDYVKKGMEFFPVTKFAEVASILFEPKALEKVISKKEVAAPKTQESPSPKAKKKTISKPKRKK, from the coding sequence GTGGAACTATTTGATAATCTAGGCGAGATCGAGAGCGGTATTATCCCTGTCGATTCCATACTTCCCCCGGACTTATTTTTAATTCCAATCAAGACTCGTCCCGTATTTCCGGGAATCATCACCCCTCTAATCGTTCCTGGTGGAAAATTTGCGAAGGCAGTCGATGAGGCTTTAAAGGGAAATTCATTCATCGGTCTTGTGCTTTTGAAAGACGAAGAGAACGAGAAGAAGACCGAAGAGAATATCTACTCTTTCGGCGTTGTTGCAAAGATTCTGAAGAAAGTGAATCTGCCCGATGGTGCGGTAAATATACTCATCAATACGGTTCGCAGATTCAAGGTAGAATCATTTATCTCCGTCGAGCCATTGCTTGTTGCCAAGGTAACTTATCCGGAAGAAGAGGCAGGCGCTTCTAAGAATACGATCAAGGCGATGATGAGGACACTTCTCATTATGACCAGGGAATTGGCTCAGAATAACCCTCTGTTCACGGAAGAAATGAAACTCACCATGCTGAATGTGAACGAGCCTGGAAAGATGGCCGATTTTGTATGCAGCATTTTGAATATAGAAAAAGAGGATTATCAATCCGTAATAGAGTCAGTCAATCTTAAGGATCGAATCGAGAAAGTATTGCTGTACCTTAAAAAGGAGATAGACCTAGTTAGCCTTCAGAGAGAGATCCAAGAGAATATCCAGGACAAGATAGATAAACAGCAAAGACAGTTTTTCCTAAGAGAGCAGCTCAAAGCGATCCAATCCGAGTTAGGACAGAAAGACGGCAAGTACGAGAAGAAGTACGAAAAATTCCTGGAAAGATTAAAATCCATTCCTGCAGATCCAGAAGTGATCGAAGAAGTAGAAAGAGAAATGGATAAGTTCTTTTATACGGATCAGAATACTGCAGATTATAACGTTATCCGAAATTATATGGATATCTTGGAGAGCCTTCCTTGGGAAGCTGCTCCGAGTAGAGAGATCGATCTAGATAAGGCTCGCAAGACCTTAGATAAGGATCATTATAAATTAGATGATGTAAAAGAAAGGATCTTGGAGTTCTTGGCAGTCAAGAAGCTGAAGCCATCGGAAAAAGGCTCCATTCTTCTTTTGGTAGGACCGCCGGGAGTCGGAAAGACTTCCATTGCAAAATCCATCGCAGAAGCTATGGGCCGCAAATTCTTCCGATTCTCCGTAGGCGGTATGAGAGACGAGGCAGAGATCAAAGGTCATAGACGTACGTATATAGGATCGATGCCCGGCAAGATCATCACTGCTCTTCGTATTACAAAAGAAAAGGATCCAGTTATTCTTTTGGACGAGATTGATAAGCTTGGTATCGGAATGCAAGGGGACCCTTCCGCTGCACTCTTGGAAGTACTGGACCCGGAGCAAAACAAATCTTTTAGAGATCATTATCTGGATCTTCCTTTCGATCTTTCCTCAGTATTCTTTATTGCAACGGCAAACACGTTAGACTCTATCAGTAGGATCCTTTTGGATCGTATGGAAGTCATCACACTCTCGGGTTATATTACGGATGAGAAGGTTCAGATCTTCTCCAAGCATCTCTGGAAGAAGGTACTAGAGAAGAACGGGATCGATTCTTACGGAATCCAAATAGATAAGAAGGCAGTCATTTCCCTCATCGATCATTATTCCAGAGAATCTGGAGTTCGTGGTCTGGAAAAACAGTCGGACAAGCTTGCTCGAAAGTTAGCATTGAATATCGTAAAAGGAGAAACCTATCCTAAACATATCCAGGCAGCGGATGTGGAGAAACTTCTGGGTGTTGCAAAATACACGGATGATAGAATGACCAAGCCTACTGTTCCAGGAACTGCTCTCGGACTCGCATGGACTTCTGTCGGAGGAGCAACACTTCTCATCGAGGCAGTCTTTGTAAAAGGCAAGGGAGGGATTCTTCTTACGGGCATGATCGGAAAATCCATGGAGGAATCTTCTAGTATCGCACTTAGCTATATTAAGAATTTCTTAGGTTCAGAAGAGTTGTTTACGGAGAAGACAATCCATTTGCATGTTCCGGATGGAGCGACTCCTAAGGATGGCCCGAGTGCGGGGATTACGATGGCAACAGCTATTCTTTCCCTGGTCTTGGACAAAAGGATCAAATTAGGATTCGGGATGACCGGAGAATTAACCTTAACCGGCGAAGTATTGCCGATCGGTGGACTCAGAGAAAAGATCGTGGCTGCAAAGAGAGTCGGGGTTCATAAGATCATCTTCCCTTCCGACAACCAACCTCAACTGGATGAGATACCGGATTATGTGAAGAAGGGGATGGAATTCTTTCCAGTAACCAAGTTCGCAGAAGTTGCAAGTATTCTATTCGAGCCAAAAGCGTTGGAAAAAGTAATTTCTAAAAAAGAAGTCGCAGCGCCGAAAACGCAAGAGTCTCCTTCTCCTAAGGCAAAGAAGAAGACAATATCTAAGCCAAAACGAAAGAAGTAG
- a CDS encoding Dps family protein translates to MKPNIGIPEKDREAINQGLQKLLADTYFLYLKTHNYHWNVTGPLFNTLHLMFMTQYTELWNALDLVAERIRSLGYPAPGTYKAFSSLTSLKEEDGVPKAEDMLKNLVEGHEAVIRTARAILPSADSGGDEVTTDLLTQRLEIHEKTAWMLRSMLE, encoded by the coding sequence ATGAAGCCGAATATCGGAATTCCCGAAAAAGACAGAGAAGCGATCAATCAGGGTTTGCAAAAGCTTTTAGCGGACACATATTTTTTATATCTTAAAACTCATAACTACCACTGGAATGTGACCGGACCTCTATTTAATACTCTTCATTTGATGTTCATGACACAATACACCGAACTTTGGAATGCGTTAGACTTGGTTGCAGAAAGGATTCGCTCTCTCGGATATCCTGCTCCCGGAACGTATAAGGCATTTTCCAGTCTCACTTCCTTGAAAGAAGAAGACGGAGTTCCTAAAGCAGAAGACATGCTCAAAAACTTAGTAGAAGGTCACGAAGCGGTCATTCGAACTGCAAGGGCAATCCTTCCTTCTGCAGACTCGGGAGGAGACGAGGTTACTACAGACCTTCTTACTCAGAGATTGGAGATCCATGAAAAGACTGCTTGGATGCTCCGAAGCATGCTCGAATAA